The following proteins come from a genomic window of Montipora capricornis isolate CH-2021 chromosome 9, ASM3666992v2, whole genome shotgun sequence:
- the LOC138015474 gene encoding ras-related protein Rab-30-like: MDDYSYLFKIILIGDANVGKTCLVKRFTKGFFTPSQGPTIGVDFTIRTVEVDGERVKLQVWDTAGQERFRSITQSYYHNADGVILTYDITSQKSFESLEQWLEDVHRFTRKKVVIYIVGNKCDLIHQRQIDLRNAEVIAKREQCVAMETSAKEADNVENLFMSLATQLKRKVKGAETETRDSESAADGNPAGITISGHNICSRGPLSCCRV; encoded by the exons ATGGACGACTACAGCTACTTGTTCAAAATTATTCTGATTGGGGATGCTAACGTGGGAAAAACGTGCTTGGTAAAAAGATTTACGAAAGGCTTTTTTACTCCGTCCCAAGGACCCACGATCGGAGTGGATTTTACTATAAGAACAGTAGAAGTAGACGGAGAAAGAGTAAAG ctGCAAGTATGGGATACAGCTGGCCAAGAACGCTTTCGTTCAATAACTCAAAGTTATTACCACAATGCAGATGGTGTCATTTTAACTTATGATATCACCAGCcaaaaatcatttgaaagtcTTGAGCAGTGGCTCGAGGATGTACATAGGTTTACCAGAAAGAAAGTTGTCATTTACATTGTGGGAAACAAATGTGACCTCATTCACCAGAGACAAATCGATCTCAGGAATGCAGAAGTAATCGCCAAGAGAGAACAATgtgttgccatggaaacctcAGCTAAAGAAGCAGACAATGTGGAGAACTTGTTTATGAGTTTAGCAACACAGTTGAAGAGAAAGGTAAAAGGTGCCGAAACGGAAACTAGAGATTCTGAATCTGCTGCTGACGGCAATCCAGCAGGAATCACAATCAGTGGTCACAACATATGCTCACGAGGACCCTTGTCATGTTGTAGAGTATAA